Proteins encoded by one window of Sinorhizobium arboris LMG 14919:
- the otnI gene encoding 2-oxo-tetronate isomerase codes for MPVFAANLTMMFTEWAFLDRFDAAADAGFTAVEYLFPYEASPEAIAERLARNGLEQALFNLPPGDWAAGERGIAALPGRFDDLKSDIGKALDYAAATGVGRLHLMAGLADPSDPEAVACYRRSVAYTAERLAEKDLLLLIEPINGRNMPGYFLNDFGAAERLIAELGHSNLKLQFDIYHRQIMHGDVATALRRLMPVTGHIQIASVPSRGEPDGEELNYPYLFQEIDRLGYRGFVGCEYNPRGSTLAGLGWFEPFQRS; via the coding sequence ATGCCCGTTTTCGCCGCCAATCTGACGATGATGTTCACCGAATGGGCGTTTCTCGACCGCTTCGATGCGGCGGCCGACGCCGGATTCACCGCCGTCGAATATCTCTTTCCCTACGAGGCCTCGCCCGAGGCGATTGCCGAGCGGCTTGCCCGCAACGGGCTCGAGCAGGCGCTGTTCAATCTGCCTCCGGGCGACTGGGCGGCGGGCGAGCGCGGCATCGCCGCCCTGCCCGGCCGTTTCGACGACCTGAAATCGGATATCGGCAAGGCGCTGGACTACGCGGCTGCGACCGGCGTCGGCCGGCTGCACCTGATGGCGGGACTGGCCGACCCGTCCGATCCGGAGGCGGTCGCGTGCTACCGCCGCTCGGTCGCCTACACGGCCGAGCGCCTGGCCGAAAAGGACTTGCTTCTTCTTATCGAGCCGATCAACGGCCGCAACATGCCCGGCTACTTCCTCAATGATTTCGGGGCCGCCGAACGGCTCATCGCGGAACTCGGACACTCCAACCTGAAGCTCCAGTTCGACATCTACCACCGGCAGATCATGCATGGGGACGTCGCGACGGCACTCCGCCGCCTCATGCCGGTGACCGGCCACATCCAGATCGCCAGCGTTCCCTCACGGGGTGAGCCGGACGGAGAAGAGCTGAATTATCCCTATCTGTTCCAGGAAATCGACCGCCTCGGCTATAGAGGTTTCGTCGGCTGCGAATATAATCCGCGCGGCTCCACGCTCGCCGGCCTCGGCTGGTTCGAACCCTTTCAACGGAGCTGA
- the otnC gene encoding 3-oxo-tetronate 4-phosphate decarboxylase: MSETRLREEICRYGRSLFERGLTPGSSGNISLRLDDGGWLVTPTNASLGFLDPARISRLDAGGRLVSGDKPTKEIPLHAALYETRGSARAIVHLHSTHAVALTMLPEIDPRAALPPMTPYYLMRAGETALVPYYRPGDPAVADAIRGLAGRYSSVLLANHGPVVAGDSLEAAVFATEELEETAKLYLLLRNLNPRYLSPQQVADLAKTFNLDLPSLADHEGHEHG; this comes from the coding sequence ATGTCCGAAACACGTCTTCGCGAAGAGATCTGCCGCTACGGCCGTTCCCTGTTCGAGCGGGGCCTGACGCCCGGCTCGTCCGGCAACATCTCGCTGAGGCTCGATGACGGCGGTTGGCTCGTGACGCCCACCAATGCCTCCCTCGGCTTCCTCGATCCCGCGCGGATCTCGCGCCTCGACGCCGGCGGCCGGCTCGTCTCGGGCGACAAGCCGACAAAGGAGATTCCGCTCCATGCCGCTCTATACGAAACGCGCGGCAGCGCCCGCGCGATCGTTCATCTCCATTCCACCCATGCGGTCGCGCTTACCATGCTGCCGGAAATCGATCCGCGTGCCGCCCTTCCGCCGATGACGCCCTATTACCTCATGCGGGCCGGGGAGACGGCGCTCGTGCCCTACTACCGCCCGGGCGACCCGGCGGTCGCCGATGCGATCCGCGGGCTCGCAGGCAGATATTCCTCCGTGCTGCTTGCCAATCACGGTCCGGTCGTCGCCGGCGACAGTCTGGAGGCCGCGGTCTTTGCGACGGAGGAACTGGAGGAGACGGCCAAGCTCTACCTGCTCCTGCGCAACCTCAATCCACGCTACCTCAGCCCGCAACAAGTGGCCGATCTGGCCAAAACCTTCAATCTCGACCTGCCCTCGCTCGCCGATCACGAAGGACATGAGCATGGTTAG
- a CDS encoding SDR family oxidoreductase gives MAKGSGEGRIALVTGGGTGVGRGIARALSAEGYSVVITGRRPDVLDAASAEIGAQTGRPVRAVVCDVGNPDQVAALFAAVRADFGRLDLLVNNAGSNVPPVPLEEVTFEQWNGIVAANLTGAFLCTQHAFRLMKAQTPRGGRIINNGSISAQTPRPNSAPYTATKHAITGLTKSTALDGRTHDIACGQIDIGNAATDMTVRMSTGVLQANGEVAAEPTIPIEHIAEAVVYMASLPLSANVLTMTVMATKMPLVGRG, from the coding sequence ATGGCGAAGGGATCGGGTGAGGGCCGGATCGCGCTGGTCACCGGCGGCGGCACCGGCGTCGGCCGCGGCATAGCCCGGGCCTTGAGTGCGGAAGGCTACAGCGTCGTCATCACCGGCCGCCGTCCGGATGTGCTCGATGCAGCGTCCGCCGAGATCGGCGCCCAAACCGGCCGGCCCGTCCGCGCCGTGGTCTGCGATGTCGGCAATCCGGATCAGGTCGCGGCTCTCTTCGCAGCCGTCCGGGCGGATTTCGGCCGACTGGATCTCCTTGTCAACAATGCCGGCTCGAACGTGCCGCCCGTGCCCCTCGAAGAGGTGACCTTCGAACAGTGGAACGGTATCGTCGCGGCAAACCTGACGGGCGCCTTTCTTTGTACGCAGCATGCCTTCCGGCTGATGAAGGCGCAAACGCCGAGAGGGGGGCGGATCATCAACAACGGCTCGATTTCCGCGCAGACGCCCCGGCCCAATTCGGCGCCCTATACCGCGACCAAGCACGCCATCACCGGCCTCACCAAATCGACGGCGCTAGACGGCCGGACGCATGACATCGCCTGCGGCCAGATCGATATCGGCAATGCCGCTACAGACATGACGGTGCGGATGAGCACCGGCGTGCTGCAGGCCAATGGCGAGGTCGCAGCCGAGCCGACGATACCGATCGAGCACATCGCCGAAGCGGTCGTCTATATGGCAAGCCTGCCGCTCTCGGCCAATGTTCTCACGATGACCGTGATGGCGACCAAAATGCCGCTGGTCGGCCGCGGATGA
- the denD gene encoding D-erythronate dehydrogenase, protein MHVMVIGAAGMIGRKLVERLAAAPESLGREITSLTLADVMEPPVPPAFASLSTRLAIDLSTQGGAERLISSRPDVIFHLAAIVSGEAEADFDKGYLVNLDGTRALFEAIRREGQRDRYFPRVLFASSIAVFGQPFPEKIGDEFFTTPLTSYGTQKAICELLLADYTRRGFFDGIGIRLPTVCIRPGKPNKAASGFFSNILREPLVGQEAVLPVDENVRHWFASPRSAVGFFIHAARMDTGIIGPRRNLTMPGLSALVGEEIEALGRIAGQKAVGLIRREPDPLIRTIVSGWATDFDARRARELGFTAESSFDEIIRIHIEDELGGRI, encoded by the coding sequence ATGCATGTAATGGTCATAGGTGCTGCCGGCATGATCGGCCGGAAACTGGTCGAAAGGCTGGCGGCGGCGCCCGAGTCGCTCGGACGCGAGATCACCAGCCTGACACTGGCGGACGTGATGGAACCGCCCGTGCCGCCGGCCTTTGCGTCCCTTTCGACGAGGCTAGCCATCGACCTGTCCACGCAAGGCGGCGCGGAGCGTCTGATCTCGTCGCGGCCCGACGTGATCTTCCACCTCGCGGCGATCGTATCGGGAGAGGCGGAGGCGGACTTCGACAAAGGCTACCTGGTCAATCTCGACGGCACGCGCGCGCTCTTCGAGGCGATCCGCCGGGAGGGACAGCGCGACCGCTATTTCCCGCGCGTCCTCTTCGCCTCCTCTATCGCCGTCTTCGGTCAGCCGTTCCCGGAAAAAATCGGCGACGAGTTCTTCACGACGCCGCTGACCAGTTACGGGACGCAAAAGGCGATCTGCGAGCTGCTGCTTGCCGATTATACCCGCCGAGGGTTCTTCGACGGGATCGGCATCCGGCTGCCGACTGTCTGCATTCGGCCCGGAAAGCCGAACAAGGCCGCATCCGGCTTCTTTTCCAACATCCTGCGCGAGCCGCTCGTCGGCCAGGAGGCGGTGCTGCCGGTGGACGAAAACGTCCGGCACTGGTTTGCGAGCCCGCGCTCGGCCGTGGGTTTCTTCATCCATGCCGCGCGGATGGATACGGGCATCATCGGGCCGCGGCGCAACCTTACCATGCCGGGCTTGTCGGCGCTGGTCGGCGAAGAGATCGAGGCGCTCGGCCGTATTGCCGGACAGAAGGCCGTCGGCCTCATTCGCCGCGAGCCGGATCCGTTGATACGGACGATCGTCTCCGGCTGGGCGACCGACTTCGATGCCCGCCGTGCGCGCGAGCTCGGCTTCACGGCCGAGAGCAGTTTCGACGAGATCATCCGCATCCATATCGAGGACGAACTCGGAGGGAGGATCTGA
- the otnK gene encoding 3-oxo-tetronate kinase: protein MTILLGSIADDYTGASDLANTLTKNGLRTVQTVGIPDPALALPDADAVVVSLKIRSAPAGEAVAAALDAESWLRGRGAAHVMYKICSTFDSTDRGNIGPVTEALLSVSGGSIALVTPAFPETGRTVYLGHLFVNGQPLDESPLKDHPLNPMRDANLARVLARQSRGTVGLVDLATVAAGPDAVKARLDGLSGEGVAAAIADAVFEGDLETLGRIALAMPVSTGASGLGLGLARALVRSGRASAGAGAEPVTRPVGGLAAVVAGSCSAATLKQIAAAESRMPVLRIDTEKLLGGSDEISAAVAWAGERIAEGPVVIAASATPETVSRLQARFGREASGHAIETATATISSELVRRGVRRLVVAGGETSGATVDRLGIPAFLIGPEIAPGVPLLRTIGTAGEDMLLALKSGNFGGEDFFATALSAMR, encoded by the coding sequence ATGACCATTCTGCTCGGATCAATCGCCGACGACTATACCGGCGCCTCGGACCTGGCCAACACACTGACGAAGAACGGGCTGCGCACCGTGCAGACGGTCGGCATTCCCGATCCGGCGCTCGCACTGCCCGACGCCGATGCGGTGGTCGTCTCCCTGAAAATCCGCTCGGCTCCGGCCGGCGAGGCCGTGGCCGCGGCGCTCGACGCGGAAAGCTGGCTGCGCGGCCGCGGTGCGGCCCATGTAATGTACAAGATCTGCTCGACCTTCGATTCGACGGACCGCGGCAATATCGGACCGGTAACCGAGGCGCTTCTGAGCGTCTCCGGCGGCAGCATTGCCCTCGTTACGCCGGCCTTCCCGGAAACGGGGCGTACGGTCTATCTCGGCCATCTCTTCGTCAACGGCCAGCCGCTCGACGAAAGCCCGCTGAAAGACCACCCGCTCAACCCGATGCGCGACGCCAATCTGGCAAGGGTGCTCGCCCGGCAGTCGCGCGGCACTGTCGGGCTCGTCGACCTGGCGACTGTGGCAGCCGGACCGGACGCGGTAAAAGCGCGGCTCGACGGGCTCAGCGGCGAAGGCGTCGCCGCGGCGATCGCGGATGCCGTCTTCGAAGGCGATCTGGAAACGCTCGGCCGGATCGCGCTGGCAATGCCCGTCTCCACCGGCGCATCGGGCCTGGGGCTCGGGCTCGCCCGCGCACTCGTGCGCTCCGGCCGGGCATCGGCGGGCGCCGGCGCGGAGCCCGTGACGCGCCCCGTCGGCGGCCTTGCCGCCGTCGTCGCGGGCAGTTGCTCGGCGGCGACGCTGAAGCAGATTGCGGCAGCCGAAAGCCGGATGCCCGTCCTGAGGATCGACACGGAAAAGCTCCTCGGCGGATCGGACGAGATTTCCGCGGCCGTCGCCTGGGCGGGAGAGCGGATCGCCGAGGGGCCTGTCGTCATCGCCGCGAGCGCTACGCCCGAAACCGTTTCGCGTCTTCAGGCACGCTTCGGGCGCGAGGCCTCCGGCCATGCGATCGAAACGGCAACGGCGACGATCTCAAGCGAACTCGTCCGGCGCGGCGTCAGACGCCTCGTCGTGGCCGGCGGAGAGACATCCGGCGCGACGGTCGACAGGCTCGGCATTCCCGCCTTCCTGATCGGTCCGGAGATCGCACCGGGCGTTCCCCTCTTGAGGACGATCGGCACTGCCGGAGAGGATATGCTGCTGGCGCTGAAGTCAGGTAATTTCGGCGGAGAGGATTTCTTCGCCACGGCGCTGTCGGCGATGCGGTGA
- the ltnD gene encoding L-threonate dehydrogenase, with protein MAVKIAVAGLGSMGFGMACSIMRAGFDVVGYDVAPAAVERFVAQGGRAAGTLGELAAGADIVVSVVVNGAQTQAVLFGPHGLAGAMKPGAVFVSSATMDPAIARDLAQRLEALGVHYLDAPISGGAAKAEQGELTIMASGSPQAFAAARPALDAMAAKVYELGAAAGTGAAFKMINQLLAGVHIAAACEAIAFAAKQGLDLDRVYEVITASAGNSWMFENRVPHVLAGDYTPLSAIEIFVKDLGIVQDMARAERYPVPLAAAALQMYLAASGAGMGRDDDASLARLYAQLSGAELPEKNRS; from the coding sequence GTGGCAGTGAAGATCGCGGTGGCCGGCCTCGGCTCGATGGGTTTCGGCATGGCGTGCTCGATCATGCGCGCGGGGTTCGATGTCGTCGGATATGACGTCGCGCCCGCGGCGGTGGAGCGTTTCGTCGCCCAGGGCGGGCGCGCAGCGGGCACGCTCGGCGAGCTGGCGGCTGGCGCCGACATCGTCGTGTCGGTCGTGGTGAACGGCGCTCAGACACAAGCCGTTCTGTTCGGCCCCCATGGCCTCGCCGGCGCGATGAAGCCCGGCGCCGTATTCGTGTCGTCCGCGACCATGGACCCGGCGATCGCCCGCGACCTTGCGCAGCGACTGGAAGCGCTGGGAGTTCACTATCTCGACGCGCCGATATCGGGCGGTGCGGCAAAGGCCGAACAGGGCGAACTGACGATCATGGCTTCGGGATCGCCGCAGGCCTTCGCGGCGGCGCGACCGGCGCTCGATGCCATGGCCGCCAAGGTCTACGAACTGGGCGCCGCTGCCGGGACCGGGGCCGCATTCAAGATGATCAACCAGCTTCTCGCCGGCGTTCATATCGCCGCCGCCTGCGAGGCGATCGCCTTTGCCGCCAAGCAAGGGCTCGATCTGGACAGGGTCTACGAGGTGATCACCGCATCGGCCGGCAACTCCTGGATGTTCGAGAACCGCGTCCCGCATGTGCTTGCGGGAGATTATACGCCGCTGAGCGCCATCGAGATTTTCGTGAAGGATCTCGGGATCGTCCAGGATATGGCGCGCGCCGAGCGCTATCCCGTGCCGCTCGCCGCCGCGGCACTGCAGATGTATCTCGCAGCTTCGGGTGCAGGCATGGGGCGCGACGACGACGCTTCCCTTGCGCGGCTTTACGCACAGCTCTCCGGTGCCGAGTTGCCCGAAAAGAACAGATCATAG
- a CDS encoding LacI family DNA-binding transcriptional regulator, with translation MGTEVKQQASVTLAQVAQAAGVGESTVSRVLRNQGSFSPKARQRVLEAVERLGYVPNRIAGTLASAGSRLVAFVVPSLTNIVFPDVLRGASGVLEKSQYQAVFSVTDYDPQREEALVAAMLAWRPAAVMLAGFEHTEGTLRMLRASGCRVVELLDLDGTAVDLAVGFSNRRAGGASADFLLKRGYRRIGYVGHALDRDTRAGKRFDGFREALDLAGVPLADREIHAGESSVESGRAGLERLLRRNAGLDAVYFSNDDMALGGYFHCLARAIPVPSGVALFGHNGLDIGQATPQPLATIRTPRVATGKLAAELVVGGAPPQVADLGFELLAGATA, from the coding sequence GTGGGTACGGAGGTCAAGCAGCAGGCGAGCGTCACGCTTGCGCAGGTGGCGCAAGCCGCGGGCGTCGGCGAGAGCACGGTTTCCCGCGTTCTTCGCAATCAGGGTTCGTTCTCCCCGAAGGCGCGTCAGCGCGTGCTGGAGGCGGTCGAGCGGCTCGGCTACGTGCCGAACCGGATCGCCGGAACCCTGGCATCTGCGGGGTCACGCCTCGTCGCCTTCGTCGTTCCTTCGCTTACCAATATCGTGTTTCCGGACGTGCTCAGGGGCGCGAGCGGCGTGCTGGAGAAAAGCCAGTATCAGGCGGTCTTTTCGGTGACCGACTACGATCCGCAGCGCGAAGAGGCGCTTGTCGCCGCGATGCTCGCCTGGCGGCCGGCGGCGGTCATGCTTGCCGGCTTCGAGCATACCGAAGGCACGCTCAGGATGTTGCGGGCAAGCGGCTGCCGCGTCGTGGAACTGCTCGATCTGGACGGGACGGCCGTGGACCTTGCGGTCGGGTTCTCCAACCGGCGGGCGGGCGGCGCAAGCGCCGATTTCCTGTTGAAGCGGGGTTATCGCCGGATCGGCTATGTCGGCCACGCGCTCGACCGGGACACGCGCGCCGGCAAGCGCTTCGACGGCTTCCGCGAAGCTCTCGATCTGGCCGGGGTCCCTCTCGCCGATCGGGAAATCCACGCGGGCGAGTCTTCGGTGGAGAGCGGGCGGGCGGGCCTGGAAAGGCTTCTCCGGAGAAATGCCGGGCTCGATGCCGTCTATTTCTCGAACGACGACATGGCGCTGGGCGGCTATTTCCACTGCCTTGCACGCGCTATTCCCGTGCCCTCCGGGGTTGCTCTCTTCGGCCATAACGGGCTCGACATCGGCCAGGCGACGCCACAGCCCCTTGCGACCATCCGCACGCCCCGGGTCGCCACGGGAAAGCTCGCCGCCGAGCTGGTCGTCGGCGGCGCGCCGCCCCAGGTCGCAGACCTCGGATTCGAACTGCTTGCAGGCGCAACGGCCTGA
- a CDS encoding ABC transporter ATP-binding protein, translated as MAGVEFVNVRKSFGAFPVIKGVNIEIEDGEFVILVGPSGCGKSTLLRMLAGLENITAGEIRIGDKVVNRLPPKDRDIAMVFQNYALYPHMTVADNMAFSLMLAARPKSEIDKRVGAAAEILGLSKLLDRYPRQLSGGQRQRVAMGRAIVRDPQVFLFDEPLSNLDAKLRVAMRAEIKELHQRLKTTTVYVTHDQIEAMTMADKIVVMHDGIVEQIGAPLELYDNPANLFVAGFIGSPAMNMLKGRLDPDDPSAFLTADGTALPVMRPAAAAHGRDLVYGLRPEYMALDPNGLPAEIAVIEPTGYETQLIARLGGHDVTCVFRERVNAKPGETIHLAIDAAHVHLFDAGTGRRLVD; from the coding sequence ATGGCAGGCGTGGAATTTGTCAATGTTCGGAAGTCCTTCGGTGCTTTCCCCGTCATCAAGGGCGTGAACATCGAGATCGAGGATGGCGAGTTCGTTATTCTTGTGGGGCCTTCCGGCTGCGGCAAATCCACCTTGCTCCGGATGCTGGCGGGCCTTGAAAACATCACCGCGGGCGAAATCCGAATCGGCGACAAAGTGGTCAACCGCTTGCCGCCGAAGGACCGCGACATTGCCATGGTGTTCCAAAATTATGCGCTTTATCCGCATATGACGGTAGCCGACAACATGGCCTTCTCGTTGATGCTGGCAGCCAGACCGAAGTCCGAAATCGACAAGCGTGTCGGCGCGGCGGCCGAAATCCTCGGCCTCTCGAAGCTGCTCGACCGTTACCCGCGCCAGCTCTCCGGCGGCCAGCGACAACGCGTTGCGATGGGGCGGGCGATCGTGCGCGACCCGCAGGTATTCCTGTTTGATGAACCGCTTTCCAATCTCGATGCGAAGCTGCGCGTCGCCATGCGCGCCGAGATCAAGGAATTGCACCAGCGGCTGAAAACCACGACCGTCTACGTGACCCATGACCAGATCGAAGCGATGACCATGGCCGACAAGATCGTCGTCATGCATGACGGCATCGTCGAGCAGATCGGGGCGCCTCTCGAGCTCTACGACAACCCCGCCAATCTCTTCGTCGCCGGTTTCATCGGATCGCCTGCCATGAACATGCTCAAGGGCCGTCTCGATCCGGACGATCCGAGCGCCTTCCTCACGGCCGACGGAACGGCGCTGCCCGTGATGCGGCCGGCGGCCGCCGCCCATGGGCGCGACCTCGTCTACGGGCTGAGACCCGAATATATGGCTCTCGATCCGAACGGTCTGCCGGCCGAAATCGCGGTTATCGAGCCCACCGGCTACGAGACGCAGTTGATCGCAAGGCTCGGCGGACACGATGTGACCTGTGTTTTCCGCGAAAGGGTGAATGCCAAACCCGGGGAAACGATCCATCTCGCGATCGATGCCGCACATGTGCATTTGTTCGACGCCGGAACCGGGCGGCGGCTGGTCGACTGA